The Oceaniferula marina region GGGCTGGCAGCGATTGTTGCGGCGAGGATGATGCTGGTATTTTTCATAGGCTCTGGAGAGTTGACCACGGATCACACTGAAAACTCGGAAGGTTTTAGTGTGTCTCGTAGATGAATTATAGTTCTTTGATGGTGACGTTTTTGAACTCGATTTTGGCGTTGCCACCACTATGTAATTGGATGCCGATGATTCCCTTGGCTGGTATGTTAGTGTCGAGTTCAGTGAATTCATTCACCTTGACGCCATTGATGAAGAGTTCGTGACGGTTGCCAATGCAGCGGATGGTGTAGCTGTTCCAAGCATCTTCCTTGAGGGTTTTGAAGAGTTCTTCGGTATTGCCTTTGACGAGGGCTTTATTTCTCCGGTGTTCGTCGTAGATGTCTCCCCAGTAGCCTTTGCCAATGTCCGCCTGGTAACCGATGATTTTTCCATTTTTAATCTGGGACCGGTACTGAATGCCGCTGTTGATCAGACCGGTTTTGTGATCTCCGCTCAGGCGGAATTCGCATTTGAATTCGAAGTCGCCATATTCTTTGGTGGTGCATAGGTAGGTATTGCCTTTGACCTTGTTCTTACCATCTCCGCTTGTGATCACTCCGTCGACAACGGACCAACGTTTGGCATTTTGGGTTTTGC contains the following coding sequences:
- a CDS encoding 3-keto-disaccharide hydrolase; protein product: MKPLLILTLLVSPLFAEATPNSVSLFDGKSLNGWKTCKTQNAKRWSVVDGVITSGDGKNKVKGNTYLCTTKEYGDFEFKCEFRLSGDHKTGLINSGIQYRSQIKNGKIIGYQADIGKGYWGDIYDEHRRNKALVKGNTEELFKTLKEDAWNSYTIRCIGNRHELFINGVKVNEFTELDTNIPAKGIIGIQLHSGGNAKIEFKNVTIKEL